A genomic stretch from Thermomonospora umbrina includes:
- a CDS encoding ABC transporter ATP-binding protein — translation MAATEAGRPGRGGEPLLQVDGLGKHFPVTAGLLRRQVAAVKAVDGVSFTVHKGETLGLVGESGCGKTTTGRMVMRLLEPSFGRITFEGHDITHLSQARMRPLRRDLQMIFQDPYSSLNPRQTVGAIVGAPFRLQGIETKKGAKRAVQELLELVGLNPEHYNRYPHEFSGGQRQRIGIARTLALKPKLIIADEPVSALDVSIQAQVVNLLEDLQDELDLTYVVIAHDLSVVRHIADRVAVMYLGKIVEIADRNDLYAAPMHPYTNALLSAVPIPDPAKRKGRDRIRLQGDVPSPLDPPPACRFHTRCWKAQEICKQVEPPLVELRPGHQTACHFPENAPADATELVAQAAATHADAAATGEPLPVHKIRDDD, via the coding sequence GTGGCGGCGACCGAGGCCGGGCGGCCGGGGCGGGGCGGCGAGCCGCTGCTCCAGGTGGACGGCCTGGGCAAGCACTTCCCGGTCACGGCCGGGCTGCTGCGCCGCCAGGTGGCCGCGGTCAAGGCGGTGGACGGCGTGTCGTTCACCGTGCACAAGGGCGAGACGCTCGGCCTGGTGGGCGAGTCGGGCTGCGGCAAGACCACCACCGGACGGATGGTCATGCGGTTGCTGGAGCCCAGCTTCGGCCGGATCACGTTCGAGGGTCACGACATCACCCACCTGTCGCAGGCCCGGATGCGTCCGCTGCGCCGCGACCTACAGATGATCTTCCAGGACCCGTATTCGTCGCTGAACCCGCGGCAGACGGTCGGCGCCATCGTCGGCGCCCCGTTCCGGTTGCAGGGCATCGAGACGAAGAAGGGCGCCAAGAGGGCCGTCCAGGAGCTGTTGGAGCTGGTCGGGCTCAACCCCGAGCACTACAACCGGTACCCGCACGAGTTCTCCGGCGGCCAGCGGCAGCGCATCGGGATCGCCCGGACGCTGGCGCTCAAGCCCAAGCTGATCATCGCCGACGAGCCGGTCTCGGCGTTGGACGTGTCGATCCAGGCGCAGGTCGTCAACCTGCTGGAGGACCTGCAGGACGAGCTGGACCTGACCTACGTGGTGATCGCCCACGACCTGTCGGTGGTGCGGCACATCGCCGACCGGGTCGCGGTGATGTACCTGGGCAAGATCGTCGAGATCGCGGACCGCAACGACCTGTACGCGGCGCCGATGCACCCGTACACCAACGCGCTGCTGTCGGCGGTCCCGATCCCGGACCCGGCCAAGCGCAAGGGCCGCGACCGGATCCGCCTTCAGGGCGACGTGCCCAGCCCGCTGGACCCGCCGCCCGCCTGCCGGTTCCACACCCGTTGCTGGAAGGCCCAGGAGATCTGCAAGCAGGTCGAGCCGCCGCTCGTCGAGCTGCGCCCCGGCCACCAGACCGCGTGCCACTTCCCGGAGAACGCCCCGGCCGACGCCACCGAACTGGTCGCCCAGGCCGCCGCGACCCACGCGGACGCCGCCGCCACCGGCGAACCGCTCCCGGTCCACAAGATCCGCGACGACGACTGA
- a CDS encoding ABC transporter ATP-binding protein, which translates to MTNTAPTIDDGHTVPGAGDLAARALAVSKVYGSGDARVTALGEVSIGIPRGRFTAIMGPSGSGKSTLMHCMAGLDSIDAGQVFIGDVELNRLDDKRLTRLRRDRVGFIFQAFNLVPTLTALENITLPMDIAGRKADKAWLDRVIDTVGLRPRLGHRPSQLSGGQQQRVACARALASRPEIIFADEPTGNLDSRSGAEVLGFLRDSVREMGRTIVMVTHDPAAAAYADEVVFLGDGRIVDTMAAPTAEKVLERMKGFDLPGVGSA; encoded by the coding sequence GTGACGAACACCGCCCCGACCATCGATGACGGGCACACCGTGCCCGGGGCGGGCGACCTCGCCGCCAGGGCCCTCGCAGTCAGCAAGGTGTACGGCAGCGGCGACGCCCGCGTCACCGCGCTCGGCGAGGTGTCGATCGGCATCCCCCGCGGTCGCTTCACCGCCATCATGGGCCCGTCCGGGTCCGGCAAGTCCACCCTGATGCACTGCATGGCCGGCCTGGACTCCATCGACGCGGGGCAGGTCTTCATCGGCGACGTGGAGCTGAACCGGCTGGACGACAAGCGGCTCACCCGACTGCGCCGCGACCGGGTCGGCTTCATCTTCCAGGCGTTCAACCTGGTCCCCACGCTGACCGCGCTGGAGAACATCACGCTGCCGATGGACATCGCCGGGCGCAAGGCCGACAAGGCGTGGCTGGACCGGGTGATCGACACCGTGGGGCTCCGGCCGCGGCTCGGGCATCGGCCCAGCCAGTTGTCCGGCGGGCAGCAGCAGCGGGTGGCCTGCGCCCGGGCGCTGGCCTCCCGGCCGGAGATCATCTTCGCGGACGAGCCGACCGGCAACCTGGACTCCCGTTCGGGCGCCGAGGTGCTCGGCTTCCTGCGCGACTCGGTGCGGGAGATGGGGCGGACCATCGTGATGGTCACCCATGATCCGGCCGCCGCCGCCTACGCCGACGAGGTGGTCTTCCTCGGCGACGGGCGGATCGTCGACACGATGGCCGCGCCCACCGCCGAGAAGGTGCTGGAGCGCATGAAGGGCTTCGACCTCCCGGGGGTCGGCTCCGCATGA
- a CDS encoding ABC transporter permease — protein MMAKVTLRNLAAHKIRLALTAVSVILGVAFVAGTLIFTDTMNRQFDDLIGGSAENVAVDVRAKKVVDGDDDGATARPVPAALVERLRRVEGVKDPVGNVTGYAAIVGKDGKLVGGEGPPQLGVNWVPGGDFDLASGRPPAGPGEVLLDVETAEKTGHRVGDEVRVVVNGPPQRLRLVGLLDGGGLVGATIAAFDTPTAQRLLLKPGQFSDISMASTGVSEEVLRDRVAKTLPGGLEAVTGTELREEFKSEVSQFLSFFRTFLLVFALISIFVGAFIIFNTFSMLVAQRTRELALLRAIGASRRQVTRAVIGEAVAVGFIGATLGLAAGAGLALLLRGLVGIEGEGLVFTATPVIWSYAVGIVVTVVSAYFPARRAAKIPPVAAMRDDVALPQRSMRIRLVIGTVLAAGGAALLALGLTGVELGGNVMIPIGFGALLVFLGVAMLAPVISGPVVRVLGAPYPRLFGTPGRMAQRNALRNPRRTAATASALMIGLALVTTVNVMGSSMRASVNEAIDTQLGADYLIETEGRGGVDASAITAVRRTAGVEQALPFYEGDAKIKGKSIWYASADQAALAVGAKLEVESGSSRLGSDGMMVDEDTAESNGWRVGSVVPVLFPDEVTERLRIVGVYARNELLGPRVVSPEAYKRHTNTPIAVAVVVDTATTDPATTRALKGALADYPALEVQDRAAIKEAQSKEIDSIVAFLTVLLTMSIIIAAVGVINTLALSVIERTREIGLLRAVGISRRQLRRMIRLESVVIALFGALLGIGIGVIFGSALQRALSDEGLTVLSIPTGTLITYLVVAAVIGVLAALWPAWRAGRMDVLKAISTE, from the coding sequence ATGATGGCCAAGGTCACGCTCCGCAACCTGGCGGCGCACAAGATCAGACTCGCGCTGACCGCCGTGTCGGTGATCCTCGGGGTGGCCTTCGTGGCCGGCACCCTGATCTTCACCGACACCATGAACCGCCAGTTCGACGACCTCATCGGCGGCTCCGCCGAGAACGTCGCCGTCGACGTGCGGGCGAAGAAGGTCGTCGACGGCGACGACGACGGCGCCACCGCGCGGCCGGTGCCCGCCGCGCTGGTCGAGCGGCTCCGCCGCGTCGAGGGCGTCAAGGACCCGGTCGGGAACGTCACCGGGTACGCCGCGATCGTCGGCAAGGACGGCAAGCTCGTCGGCGGCGAGGGGCCGCCTCAGCTCGGCGTCAACTGGGTGCCCGGCGGGGACTTCGATCTCGCCTCGGGCCGGCCGCCGGCCGGGCCCGGCGAGGTCCTCCTCGACGTCGAGACCGCCGAGAAGACCGGTCATCGCGTCGGCGACGAGGTCCGCGTGGTGGTCAACGGGCCGCCGCAGCGGCTGCGGCTGGTCGGGCTGCTGGACGGCGGAGGGCTGGTCGGGGCCACGATCGCCGCCTTCGACACCCCCACCGCGCAGCGGCTGCTGCTCAAGCCCGGACAGTTCTCCGACATCTCCATGGCCTCGACCGGGGTGAGCGAGGAGGTGCTGCGCGACCGGGTGGCGAAGACGCTGCCCGGGGGCTTGGAGGCCGTCACCGGCACCGAGCTGCGCGAGGAGTTCAAGAGCGAGGTCTCGCAGTTCCTGTCGTTCTTCCGCACGTTCCTGCTGGTGTTCGCGCTGATCTCGATCTTCGTCGGGGCGTTCATCATCTTCAACACGTTCTCGATGCTGGTCGCCCAGCGCACCCGGGAGCTGGCGCTGCTGCGGGCGATCGGCGCGTCCCGCCGGCAGGTCACCCGCGCGGTGATCGGCGAGGCCGTGGCGGTGGGCTTCATCGGCGCCACCCTCGGCCTGGCGGCCGGGGCCGGACTCGCCCTGCTGCTGCGCGGTCTCGTCGGCATCGAGGGCGAGGGGCTGGTGTTCACCGCGACCCCGGTGATCTGGTCGTACGCGGTCGGCATCGTCGTCACCGTGGTGTCGGCGTACTTCCCGGCGCGCCGGGCCGCCAAGATCCCGCCGGTGGCGGCGATGCGCGACGACGTGGCGCTGCCGCAGCGGTCGATGCGGATCCGGCTGGTGATCGGCACGGTGCTCGCCGCCGGCGGGGCGGCGCTGCTGGCCCTGGGCCTGACCGGGGTGGAGCTGGGCGGCAACGTGATGATCCCGATCGGGTTCGGCGCGTTGCTGGTGTTCCTCGGGGTGGCGATGCTGGCCCCGGTGATCAGCGGCCCGGTGGTGCGGGTGCTGGGCGCGCCGTACCCCAGGCTGTTCGGGACGCCGGGCCGGATGGCCCAGCGCAACGCCCTGCGCAACCCGCGGCGGACCGCCGCCACGGCCTCCGCGCTGATGATCGGGCTGGCGCTGGTCACCACGGTGAACGTGATGGGCTCGTCGATGCGCGCCTCGGTCAACGAGGCGATCGACACCCAGCTCGGGGCCGACTACCTGATCGAGACCGAGGGCCGCGGCGGAGTCGACGCCAGCGCCATCACGGCGGTCCGGCGCACCGCCGGGGTCGAGCAGGCGCTGCCGTTCTACGAGGGCGACGCCAAGATCAAGGGCAAGTCGATCTGGTACGCGTCCGCCGACCAGGCGGCCCTGGCCGTGGGCGCCAAGCTGGAGGTCGAGTCCGGCTCCAGCCGGCTCGGCTCGGACGGGATGATGGTCGACGAGGACACCGCCGAGTCCAACGGGTGGCGGGTCGGGTCGGTCGTGCCGGTGCTGTTCCCCGACGAGGTCACCGAGCGGCTGCGGATCGTGGGCGTCTACGCGCGCAACGAGCTGCTCGGCCCGCGGGTCGTGTCGCCGGAGGCGTACAAGCGGCACACCAACACTCCGATCGCGGTGGCGGTGGTGGTGGACACCGCGACCACCGACCCGGCCACGACCCGGGCGCTGAAGGGGGCCCTGGCGGACTACCCGGCGCTGGAGGTCCAGGACCGGGCGGCGATCAAGGAGGCGCAGAGCAAGGAGATCGACTCCATCGTCGCCTTCCTGACCGTGCTGCTCACCATGTCGATCATCATCGCGGCGGTCGGGGTGATCAACACCCTGGCGCTGTCGGTGATCGAACGGACCCGCGAGATCGGGCTGCTGCGGGCGGTCGGCATCAGCCGACGGCAGTTGCGCCGGATGATCCGGCTGGAGTCGGTGGTGATCGCGCTGTTCGGCGCCCTGCTCGGCATCGGCATCGGCGTGATCTTCGGATCGGCCCTGCAACGGGCGCTGTCCGACGAGGGCCTGACGGTGCTGAGCATCCCGACCGGCACCCTGATCACCTACCTGGTGGTGGCGGCGGTGATCGGAGTGCTGGCGGCGCTGTGGCCCGCCTGGCGCGCCGGCCGGATGGACGTCCTGAAGGCCATCTCCACCGAGTAG
- a CDS encoding response regulator, translating to MTVRVLLVDDQPLLRTGFKLILEAEADLTVVGEAGDGAAAVELTRSMLPDVVLMDIRMPGVDGIEATRRIVREGAATHDPRVLILTTFDLDEYVIEAVRAGASGFLLKDSPPEDLVTAIRIVAAGDAIVAPSVTRRLLDKFASRLPAVRESEPAPGLDTLTDREREVLSHVARGLSNAEIARELVVSETTVKTHVGNVLAKLGLRDRVQAVVYAYETGMSRPGQTDRL from the coding sequence ATGACCGTACGCGTCCTGCTCGTCGACGATCAGCCGCTGCTGCGCACCGGCTTCAAGCTCATCCTGGAGGCCGAGGCCGACCTCACGGTGGTGGGCGAGGCCGGCGACGGGGCCGCCGCCGTGGAGCTGACCCGCTCGATGCTGCCGGACGTGGTCCTCATGGACATCCGGATGCCCGGCGTGGACGGGATCGAGGCGACGCGGCGGATCGTCCGGGAGGGCGCGGCCACCCACGATCCCCGGGTGCTCATCCTGACCACCTTCGACCTCGACGAGTACGTCATCGAGGCGGTGCGGGCGGGGGCCAGCGGGTTCCTGCTCAAGGACTCGCCGCCCGAGGACCTCGTCACCGCCATCCGGATCGTGGCGGCCGGCGACGCGATCGTGGCCCCCAGCGTGACCCGGCGGCTGCTCGACAAGTTCGCCTCCCGGCTCCCGGCCGTCCGCGAGTCGGAGCCGGCGCCCGGCCTGGACACGCTCACCGATCGGGAGCGCGAGGTGCTGAGTCACGTGGCCCGGGGGCTGTCCAACGCCGAGATCGCCCGTGAGCTGGTGGTCAGCGAGACCACCGTGAAGACCCACGTCGGCAACGTGCTGGCCAAGCTGGGGCTGCGCGACCGGGTCCAGGCCGTGGTCTACGCCTACGAGACGGGGATGAGCCGCCCCGGGCAGACCGACCGGCTCTGA